One window of the Panulirus ornatus isolate Po-2019 chromosome 12, ASM3632096v1, whole genome shotgun sequence genome contains the following:
- the LOC139752131 gene encoding uncharacterized protein, translating to MRFLVFVCVFFASALAKEYLYGTAELQAARDAFFEEYKRLAKLAELAPDIFLIYDDPKDSDASHTYSFSTNLGKEHRFKPVPKVEVPQAPTAAPDASPALEVTEVGPQEEPVTAAVDV from the exons ATGCGCTTCCTG gtgttcgtgtgtgtattttTCGCCTCTGCGCTCGCCAAAGAATATCTCTACGGGACGGCAGAGCTGCAGGCTGCCCGCGATGCATTCTTCGAAGAGTACAAACGCCTGGCCAAACTAGCGGAGCTGGCCCCTGATATCTTCCTCATCTACGACGATCCTAAGGACTCTGACGCTTCCCACACTTACTCCTTCTCCACCAACCTAGGCAAGGAACACCGGTTCAAGCCCGTCCCTAAGGTCGAGGTCCCACAGGCCCCAACGGCCGCCCCTGACGCGAGCCCCGCCCTCGAAGTGACCGAGGTGGGCCCTCAAGAGGAGCCTGTGACTGCGGCCGTCGACGTGTAG
- the LOC139751758 gene encoding uncharacterized protein, translating to MDGIYAWRILLSLLATFSTRKDIAQSLHITKVDVPTPVAVGEGGWLECQFVEEGESIYALKWYLGLDEFYRWTPAESPPVKTFPVRGDPLTVDIAASQRGRVRIHDVKLGAAGVFRCEVSAEAPAFHTESEVATMTVVDLPDEKPRITGTKGSYPLHQEVVLNCSSPHAQPPATIVFYVNDEQADPAWLVPYSPLEDPVTGLETAVLGLHFPLWPSLLRGGFVKIKCTAAVLNLYWDSTEAFIPVDVPYHASVKEGRAAAGRGCPVATSSILSLAVAGVLLAP from the exons ATGGATGGAATCTATGCTTGGAGaatacttctctctcttctaGCCACCTTCAGCACCAGAAAGG ACATCGCTCAGAGCCTCCACATCACCAAGGTGGATGTACCGACACCCGTGGCGGTAGGGGAGGGTGGTTGgcttgaatgtcagtttgtggaagagggagagagtatCTACGCCCTCAAGTGGTACCTGGGCTTGGACGAGTTCTACCGGTGGACACCTGCGGAGAGCCCTCCAGTCAAAACCTTCCCGGTGAGGGGCGATCCGCTGACGGTGGATATAGCAGCGTCTCAGAGAGGCCGCGTCAGGATCCACGATGTGAAGCTTGGGGCAGCCGGGGTCTTCCGCTGCGAGGTCTCAGCCGAAGCTCCAGCCTTCCACACTGAGTCCGAAGTtgccaccatgactgttgtgg ACCTTCCTGACGAGAAGCCGAGGATCACGGGGACGAAGGGCAGCTACCCACTACATCAGGAAGTCGTCCTCAACTGCTCCTCGCCACAcgcccagccaccagccaccatcgtCTTCTACGTCAATGATGAACAG gcCGACCCGGCGTGGCTGGTGCCCTACTCGCCCCTGGAGGATCCAGTCACCGGCCTGGAGACAGCAGTTCTGGGCCTGCACTTCCCGCTGTGGCCCAGTCTGCTCCGCGGAGGCTTCGTCAAGATCAAGTGCACGGCGGCCGTCTTGAACCTGTACTGGGACAGCACTGAGGCGTTCATCCCCGTCGACGTTCCATACCACGCCTCCGTCAAGGAGGGCCGAGCCGCTGCTGGCAGAG GTTGTCCAGTGGCCACGTCCAGCATCCTTAGCTTAGCAGTGGCGGGAGTCTTGCTCGCGCCATAA